One region of Vigna angularis cultivar LongXiaoDou No.4 chromosome 10, ASM1680809v1, whole genome shotgun sequence genomic DNA includes:
- the LOC108335739 gene encoding AAA-ATPase At3g50940, with protein sequence MRPSVGSFSSSFTNVRSASSWFELYAAFSTFIMLLRSAINDLIPQQVRSFVHSKLKAFFSTRQKSNVVSLQVTELWDGHTNQLFQAVQEYLPARITHSYKSLKVGKISKHKNIVMAVDGNQDVVDVFEGIKLKWKLVEQNSQKESDNRDPLRPRKLPSFQRESFTLTFDEKHRDVVMNKYLEHVLNEYQEMQAKQRTIKIHSIGGGRCWQKSDLTHPASFQSLALDPEQKQGIIDDLDRFLRRKELYKKVGKPWKRGYLLYGPPGTGKSSLIAAMADHLKFDVYDLELTSVFSNSDLMRTLKETANRSIIVIEDIDCNREVHVRSTPKAFSDSDSDDDHKHVNIKTSRFTLSGLLNYMDGLWSSGGEERILIFTTNHRERIDPALLRPGRMDMHIHLSFLRSKAFRILASNYLGVEGDHPLFEQIDDLLEKIDVTPAVVAEQLMRHEDPDVCLEALVQFLKQKAKET encoded by the exons ATGAGACCGTCTGTGGGGAGTTTCTCTTCCTCCTTCACAAATGTTCGTTCTGCCTCCTCATGGTTCGAGTTGTATGCAGCTTTCTCCACATTCATCATGCTTCTAAGAAGCGCAATCAACGATCTCATACCCCAACAAGTTCGCTCTTTCGTACACTCCAAACTGAAAGCTTTCTTCTCAACCCGTCAAAAAAGCAACGTTGTCTCACTTCAGGTTACTGAACTTTGGGATGGCCACACCAACCAACTCTTCCAAGCCGTCCAAGAGTATCTCCCGGCTAGGATCACCCACTCTTACAAATCCCTCAAGGTTGGGAAAATTTCAAAGCACAAGAACATAGTAATGGCAGTGGATGGAAATCAGGACGTGGTGGATGTATTTGAAGGCATCAAGCTCAAATGGAAGCTGGTTGAACAAAACTCCCAAAAAGAATCTGATAATCGCGATCCTCTTCGTCCTCGCAAGTTACCTAGTTTCCAGAGGGAGTCCTTTACTCTAACCTTCGATGAGAAGCATAGAGATGTGGTCATGAACAAGTATCTCGAGCACGTTCTGAACGAATACCAGGAGATGCAAGCAAAGCAGAGAACCATCAAGATCCATTCCATTGGTGGTGGAAGATGTTGGCAGAAAAGCGACTTGACTCATCCGGCGTCGTTCCAGTCGCTTGCATTGGATCCAGAGCAAAAACAGGGAATCATTGATGATTTGGACCGGTTTTTGCGGAGGAAGGAACTGTACAAGAAGGTGGGGAAGCCTTGGAAACGTGGCTACCTCTTGTATGGTCCCCCAGGAACAGGAAAATCTAGCCTTATTGCTGCCATGGCCGACCACTTGAAGTTTGATGTGTATGATCTGGAACTAACCTCTGTGTTTTCTAACTCAGACCTCATGCGAACCCTGAAGGAGACAGCTAACCGCTCCATCATCGTCATCGAAGACATTGACTGCAACAGAGAGGTGCATGTTCGATCAACACCAAAAGCCTTTTCAGATTCCGATTCAGACGATGACCACAAGCATGTCAAT ATTAAGACAAGCAGGTTTACTCTGTCGGGTCTGCTTAACTACATGGATGGGTTATGGTCGAGTGGAGGAGAGGAGCGGATTTTGATCTTTACCACCAACCACAGAGAAAGAATCGACCCTGCGTTGCTACGCCCTGGTCGTATGGACATGCACATTCACTTGTCCTTCCTCAGAAGCAAGGCATTTCGAATTCTAGCTTCCAATTACTTAGGCGTTGAAGGAGATCATCCACTTTTTGAACAAATTGATGATCTGTTGGAGAAAATAGATGTCACCCCTGCAGTGGTAGCGGAGCAACTAATGAGACACGAGGATCCTGACGTTTGTTTGGAAGCACTTgttcaatttctcaaacaaaaggCCAAGGAAACCTAA
- the LOC108334621 gene encoding AAA-ATPase At2g18193 — MVSNMRKLLPSFASASSWFEVYATFSTFTMLLRTAFNDLIPHQIRSFLVSKLEAFFHSQPNNQISLRINEFWHDRYNGNEVFLAAQEYLPTRITSTYKSLKVGKRENEKHLNLAVDPSQEVVDEFEGTKFTWKLDENSDENSRDSWKQAFVLTFDERNRERVLDRYIPHVLKTYEAMKSEKRILEIHSRRSYAWTYWELSHPATFDTLALDPELKQAVVDDLDRFLKRKEFYKKVGKPWKRGYLLYGPPGTGKSSLIAAIANHLKFDVYDLDLSCINSDSDLMEAMRDISGSSILVFEDIDCNKEVHDRSKPKQDSDIEKERGEGSGKFSLSNLLNFIDGLRSGGGEGWVIIFTTNHKEKIDPALLRPGRMDMHIHLSFLRGRAFPIMASNYLGIEGHHPLVEEIKGMLEKTQVTPAVVGEHLIRNEDPDLALEALVEFLKQQMKETQ; from the coding sequence ATGGTATCCAACATGCGCAAACTTCTTCCTTCGTTTGCATCAGCTTCGTCGTGGTTCGAGGTGTACGCTACGTTCTCCACATTCACCATGCTCCTCAGAACTGCATTCAATGATCTCATACCCCACCAAATTCGATCCTTTCTTGTCTCAAAGCTAGAAGCCTTTTTCCATAGCCAACCAAATAATCAAATATCTCTCCGAATCAACGAATTCTGGCACGATCGGTATAATGGAAATGAAGTTTTCCTTGCAGCGCAGGAGTATCTCCCCACCAGGATTACCAGCACCTACAAATCACTCAAAGTTGGTAAACGAGAAAACGAAAAGCACCTGAATCTCGCAGTGGATCCAAGCCAAGAGGTGGTGGACGAGTTTGAAGGCACCAAGTTCACTTGGAAGTTGGATGAGAATTCAGACGAAAACTCGCGCGATTCCTGGAAGCAAGCCTTTGTACTGACCTTCGACGAGAGGAACAGAGAGAGAGTGTTGGATCGGTATATCCCACACGTCCTTAAAACATACGAGGCCATGAAAAGTGAGAAGAGGATTCTGGAAATCCATTCCAGGAGGAGTTACGCATGGACCTACTGGGAGTTATCTCATCCTGCCACATTCGACACGCTGGCCTTGGATCCCGAGTTGAAGCAAGCTGTAGTTGATGATTTAGATCGGTTCCTGAAGAGGAAGGAATTCTACAAGAAGGTGGGAAAGCCTTGGAAACGTGGGTACTTGCTGTATGGACCTCCGGGAACAGGAAAATCTAGCCTCATTGCAGCCATTGCCAATCACTTGAAATTCGACGTGTATGATTTGGATTTATCTTGTATTAATTCTGATTCAGACCTGATGGAAGCCATGAGGGATATATCTGGCAGTTCCATCTTGGTGTTTGAAGACATAGATTGCAACAAAGAGGTGCATGATCGATCAAAACCAAAACAAGATTCAGATATTGAGAAGGAGCGGGGTGAGGGTAGTGGGAAGTTTAGTCTGTCGAATTTGCTGAATTTCATCGATGGTTTAAGGTCAGGCGGTGGAGAGGGGTGGGTTATAATATTCACTACTAACCACAAAGAGAAAATAGACCCGGCGTTGCTGCGCCCTGGTCGCATGGACATGCACATTCACTTGTCCTTTCTCAGAGGTAGGGCGTTTCCGATTATGGCTTCTAATTATTTGGGTATTGAAGGACATCATCCTCTGGTTGAAGAGATCAAAGGAATGTTGGAGAAAACACAAGTCACCCCTGCAGTTGTAGGAGAGCATCTCATCAGAAATGAGGACCCTGACCTTGCTTTGGAAGCACTTGTTGAATTTCTCAAACAACAGATGAAGGAGACTCAATGA
- the LOC108334807 gene encoding AAA-ATPase At2g18193, with product MRLYSKKSLSSFKSASSWFEIYAAFSTLTILLRTAINDLIPHQFRSYIILKLEGFFCKYRSNNKVSIKINQFWDEMCGERNELFEAALTYLPTKITHTYKSLKVGRRQNHKHLEFAVDGGDDVVDKFEGMTLTWKLNEGSKEDPRNMKNNFVLTFNEKQRQMVLDRYIPHMVKTYEAMKNERRILKLYSWLNDFWNESDLSHPATFDSLALSPELKKDIIDDLDRFLRRKDLYKKVGKAWKRGYLLHGPPGTGKSSLIAAMANYLKFDVFDLELSSIFSNSDLMRCLKEASNRCIIVIEDIDCNKEVHARSNPNGTSEDQDSESDSEGAKMKSKSFTLSGLLNYMDGLSSSGGEERIIIFTTNHKEKIDPALLRPGRMDMHIHMSFLKGKAFRMLASNYLGIQGHHPLFQQIDDLLEKVEITPAVVGEQLLRYEDPHLCLEELVQFLTLKVNDSNCDSVERVVFSRSIDTNTPN from the exons ATGAGATTGTATTCCAAGAAGagtctttcttcttttaaatcaGCATCATCATGGTTCGAGATATATGCTGCCTTCTCCACACTCACGATTCTCCTCAGAACTGCAATCAATGATCTCATACCCCATCAGTTTCGATCCTACATCATCTTAAAGCTAGAGGGATTCTTCTGCAAATACCGATCAAATAACAAAGTCTCTATCAAAATTAACCAATTTTGGGATGAAATGTGTGGAGAGCGTAATGAACTTTTTGAAGCTGCCTTGACGTACCTCCCCACCAAGATTACTCACACCTACAAATCGCTCAAGGTTGGCAGACGACAAAACCATAAACACCTTGAGTTTGCAGTGGATGGAGGTGATGATGTGGTGGACAAATTTGAAGGCATGACGTTAACTTGGAAACTGAATGAGGGGTCCAAGGAGGATCCTAGGAACATGAAGAATAACTTTGTATTAACCTTCAATGAGAAACAGAGACAAATGGTACTGGATCGGTATATCCCACATATGGTTAAAACATATGAGGCCATGAAAAATGAGAGAAggattttaaaattgtattctTGGTTAAATGACTTTTGGAACGAAAGTGACTTATCACATCCCGCCACATTTGACTCACTAGCCTTGAGTCCTGAGTTGAAGAAAGATATAATTGATGATTTGGATCGGTTCTTGAGGAGGAAGGACCTTTACAAGAAAGTGGGGAAGGCTTGGAAGCGTGGCTACTTGTTGCATGGACCCCCCGGAACTGGAAAATCTAGCCTTATTGCAGCCATGGCAAACTATTTGAAATTCGATGTGTTTGATTTGGAGCTTTCTTCGATCTTCTCAAACTCAGACCTTATGAGATGCCTGAAGGAAGCATCTAACCGTTGCATAATTGTGATTGAAGACATAGATTGCAACAAGGAGGTGCATGCAAGATCAAATCCAAATGGTACTTCAGAGGATCAAGATTCAGAGTCTGACAGTGAGGGTGCAAAG ATGAAGTCAAAGAGCTTTACTTTGTCTGGTTTACTTAACTACATGGACGGTTTGAGCTCAAGTGGTGGAGAGGAGCGGATTATAATATTCACTACTAACCACAAAGAGAAAATTGACCCAGCATTGTTGCGCCCTGGTCGAATGGACATGCATATTCACATGTCCTTCCTCAAAGGCAAGGCCTTTCGAATGTTGGCTTCCAATTATTTGGGCATTCAAGGACATCATCCACTCTTTCAACAAATTGACGATCTATTAGAGAAAGTAGAAATCACACCTGCAGTGGTAGGGGAGCAACTATTGAGATATGAGGATCCTCACCTTTGTTTGGAAGAACTTGTTCAATTTCTGACACTAAAGGTCAATGATAGTAATTGTGATTCAGTTGAGAGGGTTGTTTTCAGTAGGAGCATTGACACCAATACGCCTAATTGA